In Argiope bruennichi chromosome 4, qqArgBrue1.1, whole genome shotgun sequence, the sequence agcGTTTAATGCACagtattaagttaattttattcttaaggatagttaaattgtttcttttatcattactttctaaaaaaattcagattttgtaTTCTAGAAACAATGGCTACATTGAATAACATTCCACAGAATAATCGAGTTTTTAAAATAgcagcaatataaataaaaatttatcaaaattaatagaaatttaagaatcaaaaatgcattatatatttcagaaacatatatatatatcagttttaatcttgaaatttttacttaataatataatgtaattttatagagatatgacaatttttttcatttaaaaaacaattgcaattaaataaagtCGCAATTTTATTACtgcttttaacaaatatttggaTGCTCTTTGTGATTTCAGTCaggtaatatttttgtaatacaaTCCTAGAAGTTCAAGTACAAATCcagtattattcaaattatttttgaattacaaatttcttttatacaaaaagaattaattgtgtaaaaaaaaataagtaaaaaaaaaagtggatttttttttcagaaccaaAATTATACagtataaaagataatataattatgtACAAATTATGGAAAGTgatattaaacagttttaaattcataattcttaataattaaagtCTTGTAggaatggtttttttaaaaaaagcatatttatatgTCAATCTTTATGACTCaacattaatgaatttttgttcgTATTTATTCACATATATTTGCATAGCATTTttctgatttcatatttttactgtcTTTGATTCATATTAGCTTGGaatgatcaaaattttatgaacacGAATGAGAGATGTTCATTGTAATATATCAccctatttataaattttataatttgaattttttaatatcattccatttataaaactttttttcatatattatgagcctgaaatttatgaattgtatttattattctaaaatattgtagATTCTGAAATGtatcaagaaatatattactttagatcatattcattttttgtttcatttacaataaaattctcttgtcctctttttttttcagtctatCAGAGAACACCAAATGACAAAACTTATGGGGGACGCTACTGTTGTCGATTTTGCACTTACAGTTCAAATTATCCAACCAATTTAAAATCCCATGAAGCAGTCCATTTAGGATTTCGACCTTATcaatgtaaaatatgcttaaaaaggTTTGTACAAAAAATGCATCTTCGACGGCATTTGCCAACACATTATAAAGTGTCAATATGAAAAACcaagaataattaagaaatttttgacgtacaattgttttgatattttattagtcattgtattaaaaatttttttaagcaatggTTAATAAATACATTGGTTAATTTTACTTCCACTCTGAAGtacttgttaaaaattaagatcattgcaaaaagatttatttgcaaTGAGattgaaagaaggaaaaaatgtaatcatattttatattcaaatgtatcatattttcatattatataactTTTGCTCTCAGATTTCTGATGACatcttagttaaatttttaatttctttgaaatgtttttttttttttttttttttttgagttttaatatctaattattttatattatagttaagatagtaataaattttttcagcttaaagaaagaaaattgttatgaaatattttaacaataaagcaTAGcagtttaataaatgtattattggatttaaaattaagcatacttatatatattattcaatggAGATGTCGTAAGAGAAGAAGTGtcttatatatgtttaaaaaaataaataaatactaattatagAATTATCAGATTTgtttgctaatatttatttaagtcattataaattaattttaacaaactgCTTTCTGAAACAGTTAGTCTAACAATATTGtaaattgtattcttttatttacaatttttaaataatttatataattaatgttttaaatatttatataaataaaacattcttcaatcagaaaaagagtaaaataaaaaatcaatttatttttctatgtacaGTGATTTTGTTACATATATGTAACAataataaagagatttttttcaagtttgctcttacatatttcctttcatttgccatttttctttagcttcaaatctaaaagaaaaatatacatatataacaaaagaaaaatataaaattgaatattcgtTAAAACAGAATTGCTGCAGTattgttaaaagtttatataacaataaaaaatctaTCCAAAGATAGTAggtttagcataattttttaattgaataagtaaTAGTAACCAAACAGCAGAAAATCACATAAGCTAACAATGCTTCAAATACTGATATTTGAGTTTCCTTTTTAAtggtaatataatttattttaatattaacacaAATACATAGTAGGCTGTTCTTTAAAGtgacaaaattcatatttttaaaatgattatatttccatgtaacatttgtaattttaagtatacTAGGATGGTTATGATTGCAATCTATCATtgtaattactgaaaaaaaaagacatttcttaataagttaaaactttttatatttgcaCAGTTATTTTTTCAATAGCACATTTAGGGAGCGGAGATTATAGGCTGATCGCCCAGGCTCTCCATCAAAAACTACTATTCTGGTGGCATTAAAACTTTAATGAGAattcagaaatattctttaacaacaaaaactttaatttcaggaaaaattgtgtttttatatggacatatttctttatgaataaactttaatattGGATTTCAAATTGAAAGAACTAACTTCTAGTGTATTGCTATGGTATTGtcgaattattaataatttttctgcacAGATTGCTTCAATATAAATGCCtagaacatataattttatttttgttttgcttacccaaaattcttcttctttaattgaaaaattttgaagaactgaatgaattatgaaaattactggcatgttatttgataaatgtctaaCGATCATCTACCTCTAGTCTAACTGTTCagtttgaaatcaatttattcatgtatttttagaatagtatagatttcttttttgcaacaaatcatttcatcttcatttttggCTTAGGagtacatttaatttttagtgtAATAGTTTagattattgacattttttaatgtacaaaGAAGCTAgtcaaattcattctgaattttttttaaatgttaaattatttgatatatttaatatataatcacAATACTTTAggtgttagaaaaatattttataacaattgtaATCCaagttatagatttaaaattatttaattttatcataacttAAAGATTGCAACTCAGTATGCATTATAAATTATAGATATGCTTACATCCATCGAATTTTCCTCGGCTTTTTAGCTTTCTCAATAGATTTTTGCTCTTCTATTACATCATATTCCCTTTTTGCAGCAAAAGCTTTGCAAATTTTTCCTGcaaacttaaagaaataaatgcaaataagtaAATGCTGTTCTCAGAAATTCGTGTTAgcattaagtaataaataatacaaaaaaagtttaaagaatcttGAATTCATAAGTATACATAAATAAGGTGATTAGTATTCATAAGGTAAAATTTCCATCCTAATATGGAATAgcaatagcaaaataaaaatatgtaggtTACTATTTGCTAAATTCTAacaattaatagataaaatttatccACTCTATATCAGTATTAAAAACCatacatttgaaaatacatatttacaacagaagcatattttaattagctcaagtcaaattaaaaaacaaaaaatactgaaacatatgaataattttaaatgagagagaaaaaaattaagtgtaaTAAGCAATTGAACATCTCAATGATTTTTGCAATATcagattatttgatatatttaattatcatctCCATAAACGATATCTCAGTACATTATCTAAAATAAGTCCTTATTCatacttttatgattttatttatttaaaatataaatatatgaacattattttataatcgaTTACTGTTATTAACTTTGGTCAATTTAGTTAATTGATCTCAAAATAAACATGCAGTTATTAGTTATTAATGTACTAACACCATATTACCATTTTAgataattgaaagtattaaatatttaagtaacgaAGCATATtaaatggttataaaaatataattacctgCTTATTTGCTAATGTGTCACTTAAAAGTTCTGCTTTTTCAAAATCTCCTTCTTTTATAGCATCATTAATCATGGTTTCTATTTCATTCTAATaaagagagaaatataaaaatctttcaagaattgcatataatttagttttaaattaatttaaagcatgttGTGTTTCttgcaattttcaataaaaacctatcattgacaaattttttaaaaaatccatcaaatttcttataaaaaaataataaatagcctTAGAAAGTAAGTAACTAATTTCTTTCACTTACATATCatgatgaaataatatgaaaaattttactgtATCTACAAGATACTCAATACACCACTGTGACATAAATTGGAATGCAATTCATGTTGCAGAATATGTTGGtggatttatataatattgtggccagaattttaactattcaaattttctctgaatttttcgTGTTATTTCCAGACCTATAAAATTTCCCTGGTTTTTAGAGTATCTAaacttttcagaataattttgctACATTTCCGTCCTTTTGTGTATTGCACAGTATGTTCTTAATAATgtgcaaaagataaaaatcttaaaagtaaTGTGAGATTGCCTTTGATTACAATGCATTTTGCACAGAACGcaaaagtaaaatcatttttcttaattgtaCTGATCAACTTGATACtgtgaaaataaaaggaaaatttttgggggatatatatacatgcaataaattaattattgtgattcattttctttatttttttcactgcaaTTCCAAGTGTTAATATAACCAACcactatttttaaactgttttagcTGAGAGTGCaaatcataaaccaaatttcaatcacaattcaatttaaaaatgacgAATTAACATATTATAACGCCATCAGATTATCatgataatatcataaattatgaaagaaattgcagtgaaaaaaatccagtttttaaaaaaatatatacttataaatgtttataacaaAGGATATAATAAGATATACTACATGCATTcgatataaatacatatatagaatatatataaaatatatatataaatatatataaaaacatataccaTGTGCCTTCAGAACTGAAGGCACCTGTGGCATTGATGGTCctacataatcaaaattttggtctttgtaattttaatgtaattaccCCACCACCAGGTGAGTGCGAGGAAAACGAAAATGGCCTTCATTTCCGCCTTCAGTAAATGACCAATTTTGACTGGATGccaacaatattttattcaacttatgaaaaaaaaaatcagcaaattgtTGACTAtgttagtaattataaaaatttaaagaaatgccagttttagaataaatatccTAGACATTTCCAAATCTGTCataattccttaaattatttCTGGTTTTCCCCATTTCACGATCATCTGGTAAGCTTGAATAAGAATATAGGGTTAAATACATTGGTTccagaaataaataacattttgttaaatgGCAGTGATCTTTATTGTTGGAGAACTGTACCATGAATATACAAAATTAGGATTAAATCAAATGAATcactaaaatacagaaaattgttcaaaatgagGAGTTAACTGACTTGACTTGAGAGCAACTTAtttaatcacacacacacaaaaaaaatactaaaaatcaataaacagcacgaaagcaataaaaagttttaaaactatattcatcagaataaatattgattattttgaaagcagtattcatatgatatataaatattataattggtTTCACTACTATTTTACAGAAATCAATCAATCTAACAAGAAATAATTATGCCAagtccataaaatttaaaattattataatataatcgTAATGATATACATaaagaatcaaatattatttaagttaaagATTGCAATAATTCATTTAACTAGAGATTACataagaaagagagaaaaagattcaaaaataaaaatgaacaagcagaaaatatttaaaaatctatttttaaaaaaatcaatcaatatcaataaaaaccagtgcattttaatatattatattaatatttcttctattctTCTTTCAGTATTAacagcaaaattcaaataattttgattatgcagtttatttgaaataaaattaaaatattgatttcattacaTGGATACAAAGTTGCATGACATTCTTAGATAAGATATTTTCTgcatcttaaataatatttaatattttgtctgaTGGTCCTTTTCAAAATCAactgttacaaaataaaaaatgttaacattttgcttaatctaattaattaaaattttggaaaaactgTTTCTCTCTCCCACACACACTGTCCTCCACATACATACACAGAcagtgaaattcaaaataatgattaagATCTATGCacaaacatttgtaattttttcttctttgtcaGAATATGTACATACTAACGAAATGTTCACATATTTTGTCTCATGTCCATATTATTTGAGATACTATTATAATTTGAATGACATAATCAACTAAATATGAATCGGAAACCTAgccttttaagattttaaatgaggatatttttaaaactatatggtTTATAAATCACACTCAAAGTTAATGGTTAAAGATAAATCTTATAACAGATACTTccattcaaaatttacttaaaagtcAGTGCAatcaaagatttataattaactgtttttataaataaatataaaaaaaattaattgtttaaataccTTTGGTCCCCAATCTCCATGGGATACTGGTCCTTGCAAGTGgctatttatattaagataaggtTTCACTTCATTCCATTGTTCTTGTTCTTTTTTCTCAGAAGCTTCTTCGTTactatataatgaatattaatgcatcaaattttcataaaagctGTTAGTgagcaaaaataattatgaaacaggaaaaaaaaaaaacttaaacataattgaaaagaaactgtgtatttttaatgttctcattattttaataaatcttaaggAGTAAAATGAATACCATCGGATActatcagttttataaatatgtgataaatcttttcatttataatttaatttactaaagatatgatttcttaatttctatattttacttcAAACATAGCACAAATACATAATAAAGACAGTcttgttatatcaaaatatcaagtAACTGATGGCAAATGTATTCAATCAAGAAAACTAACTCATAATTATCTCAAGAACCTAAAAATGATTTCTGAATTTTCggtttaaacatttctttaatacaaTGTAGTTAAACTTAGCTCTACATAAATCATTTTGTTACTGCATaagattttatagataataaagatgaaatgatggatggattaaattttaaggattctttttattatgaataataatgcaactttcctaaaataacttcaataaagAGATAGTTGGACATTTCAAGTGTTGTAATTTTGCATGCATTAAAAGGATGTAGGAGGAATATTGTCCCCATTGTTATTAATTGTACTGAACAAATAGATTTAACCTAGCATGCaaccaattatttttaagttataactttcaattctaatatttttaaagtgagtaagaaaattttttggaagcaattaaaaattaacactcAATAGAACTTTTTACttagattttaaagataattggCATCAAATATCATTTGGCTGTATAGATTGATTTcaacttgaaaaatgaaaaacaccTTTTTCTGAGTAAACTTGATGAGTTATGATTAGCGAAAATACTTCttagaaaaacatatataatgATTATGACTTAATAACATCATCCGagttatttcaaattcatatttttcttgtcAGATTATGaatgtgtataaaataatttttcaattgaaaaaaaaaatctgacaaaatattttatgtacttcAAATCTAAGAAAAATGCTGTACAATCTAAATCtaatagaaatcaaaatatacataatattccAAGAAAAATATCACAAGTAACATATGTTTAGtttcttttcatattcttttttatttcatttgtgaaattcCAACTGAAattacaaatagtttttttttaaatctacaaaaaCGAAAAGAGTAATAATTTAGTAGCAAAACATCAAGAACCGTAATGCTCATTCTATAATTTTACATCACAAACTCAGcatttaattttagagaaataatacccctttttctaattaatagtttttgcatattatacaatatttttcatatattcggAAATAATAATGTGAtttgaaaagtacaaaaaaaaaaaaaaaaaaaaaaaaaaaccacttttcaatacatatacatcagtttgtaaataattaatatgtttcaaGATTGGGAGGAGGAGGGGGACAAATCCAtagtagaaatttgaaatataaaattcatattatatcttACTTATTCGAAGAACACTTTTCCTTTTCCACTAGGTGTTTAACAAGAGGGTCtcgtaatgcttttttaataagTTGTTTAGCCCTCCTCTTTTCAGCTATTTCACGTCTGCGAGCACTATGTAATCTTATTTGTTCTGCTTTCTTTTGTAGttcttcaaatttctaaaagtaataaaaaagttataattttcgttacttaagattgaaaaatgatatttctacTCAAATCACCAAaccttatttttttcagaaactgtATCTTCTGAATGTTTGTTATCTGTAAAGCTGGGCTCTATTGCATTTTCAAAGGAGGATTTAGCACCttgctttcttttctttgcaAACCAATTTATATCATCTAAATCAGAGTCAGATGATTCTTCATTTGAGTCGaccattagatttttaaaatacagtcaTTTCATTTTCTGCAGTTTTATATATTCTGTCACTGTCAGTGCCTAGTTGCAGTTTGTTTATgagcgtctcaatcgcaacgtctattgcgcgcaatagaaggtcacgcctacttcaggaaaatcacgtgactgcaacgggacaatggcaaatggttgtcccgtcgggacaattattagccattgtcccgacacgttgtctcaactgttcacacggggacaatagagggacaacgtttgcgcgcaataaaaagcctcatgtgaacccacctttagttTGGTATTAAGAGGGCTTAACCCAACtcataaacaaatcatttttttaaaagcatatctgATCGAGAAAATTTTTACATTCCGACAATTGTGCAAATATCTtgcaaaaatactaaatttatattaaaagaaaattcaaagtatttcaaaatatatctattttgtataaatttttaaacgaaattcttcCTGATCAGCAGTTTTTTACATTTAACTGTAACCGTCATTTGTAAACAAAACAAGAAAGACAAGATTGAATATTAATTCTGGTGTTTAGTTtccaataaagattttataatatgtaattcaAACGCTAGAATCTTAAGgagttgaaaataataatgtagTTTTGACTGTTTGAAGCAAGATTTCAGTTTGAAATGTCATTTAAGATTGTTAGTTGCTATAACAGTAGCAACAACATATATGAAAAGCTCATTAATAAACATGCAATCATATGCTGGAAGACTATTGCGGTTTTGTGCTGTAGGTGTAATTATTATTAGCGCATTTGTGTTGCTGTGTATGTGGTATGTGTGCTCAAATCAATCgtgttcatttaataaatttctgatttctgGAAGAAATGATACCCGCTGGCGGAGGCTAACAGCAAATCGACTAATTTTATCCAATTGGACTACTGATAAAaaatatgcttctgaaagtaatAAATTAGATTCTGTCAAAGTAGACTTTAATATAAAGGGATCAGATGTCATCGtatttttacatattcaaaaCACTGGTGGAAGTGTTTTTGCTCGCCACATGGTAGAAGATTTAGAATTGGAGAGACCTTGCCGTTGCAAAAAGAATCGGCGTATTTGCCGCTGTTATAGACCAGGGAATTATGGAAGTACATGGTTTTTCAGTCGTTATACAACAGGCTGGAAATGTGGAGTGCATCCAGACTGGTCAGAATTATCTACTTGTGTTGATCGAATCATGGATGAAGATGAAGGGAAACCAGTGAAAAGGCGGTAtgtgttctgtaatatttcaAACTGCCATTGTCAGTATCTTACGTGGGCTACTAGTATTATTTATATGTACTGAAAACCCAGAATACAAATTGGCCAAAAGTTGTTTTTACATTaactcaacaaatatttttttttatatattaatgttttaaattgtaatgattATTTGCTTTTTTGTTGTACTTATCTCTCTgataagaaaaagtttaaaattttctacaatttattacataaatataccTTAAAGTTTGCATAGTTCATAATCTTTAAATGACTGAAACTTGGAAGATCTTTTTATTcactctgataaaaaaaaaagtaatgataataattttttacatataataacaaaatgaattcaaaagaatttgCAGAAAATCATCACATAAAAAGGGTTTTTGCATCTTAATGACATACTATTGATAAACTCTTATGTTTAATTGCCTGTCATTGGTGAATATTGTCAATAAAAAATGTAGCACTTTTGACAatgtttttagtaaattattattgattgcaGTAAACATTACTTGTTTTGCTGATTAATTGCTGGCATATATTTAATGCAcaaataggaataaaattataaatagaatcaatagaattaaaatagtgGGTATTACAGAATAAGAACTGATATAGCATTAAGGTTTGAAGATCTTGCTTGTTcaagaaaagcaaaaaagaaaaaaaaacgtgttgCAACATTGAGTAGTACTGTTCATTTGTATTGCCTACTGCCTCAATTTGACcaacatgaatgaaaaattttagaatttttaacatgaattgactattttttatattagaatgatTCTCTTATGGCATATGATCAGTTAATTTAGCAGAAATTATGAagaagttgatatttttttccttatatgatATCAACGTAAAATTTGGAAtactttaaaatgaagttaaaatactcagattttaagttttttaaaaaataaccctttttaaagtaatttgacAGCATTATCAAGTGTATAAaactccataaaaagaaaattgataaatgtGGCAATTATCAGTTCTTCAGatcaaaaagttatgaatttctttttatagaatatgaaaaatttataatataatgtctGATTTTTGAACTTGATGAAATAGTAAAATggatttgattttcattataaaaattaaaattattgttgaaaatcgtaatttttttttaactagcaaAAAGACAGCAATTAAATTCATGATTctgaaaaggtatttttttaaaatttaaagcattttgaaatcaTTCTTACATTGATATGTTAAGAAATCATTatagaaaaatgtctaaatttcactcaatttttaattaaagtttttaaaataatttctttaaagtttacaCTTAcattctccaaaatatatatgtgctgAATTCAGTATCTCCTAGTTCAAAAGTTTGTCTTTTAGAACGCAGGATAcacatttactttaattatttatagagatAAATAAGCTGGCACCAAAAGTAAAGTCtgcttaataaatttttcagcaactgaatttcattatttttctgtttaaagagCTGAAATATACGAGGTTTTTTgacttaaaaaagaattgttttatcaaaaaattcttcattctatttggaaattcatttagtattttatgttcaatattctgcattttaaagatgagaaaaatgaaaattcttacatTGCCTTCAAAATTGTTAATCTGATATACTTTTTTTACAGAGCTCcattaataatatatagatatacaATTTCTGTATGTgataaatttcccttttttttatgtaaggaATTTCATGAAAtccatatgaaatgaaaaactgCCTCTtctctttcagatattttttcatatcagTGTTACGAGACCCTGTGAAAAGATTCTTAAGTGAGTTCTGGCACGTGAGACAAGGACAAAGTTGGTCTTCTTTACGTCACTGGTGTGGTGGAATTGAGGTTTCAGAAAATGAACTGCCTGCATGTTTTGATAGAGATGATCTCAGTGACTTAACCCTAGAAGAATTTATGGCTTGCAAGCACAATCTAGCTATCAACAGACAAGCGCGAATGCTTGCAGATCTTGCATTGGTAGGATGTTACAATAACTCTTCTTCTTTGTCAAAAGAAGACAGAGATCTCATTGTTTTAACTAGTGCTAAAAGTAATCTTCATAAGATGGCATTTTTTGGTCTCTCAGAATTTCCAAAAGTATCACAATACATGTTTGAAGCAACATTTGGTATGAATTTTAAAGCCAAAAATTCGTTGTCTCATGATTCTCTTAACAGATCAGCCAGaaaggaattatttaaagaaataagtgcCAAAgatattgaaaacattaaaaggaTTAATTATCTTGACACTGAGTTGTATTATTATGCCAAAGAACTTCTTTTCCTGagatttgaaaaactgaaaaaaatggatcctctttttgaaaataattttgaagtttttgataaaaatgacttGTCATCTGAAAATTGGGCTGAAAAAGaggattttattgataatttgcttgattaaaatatgattgttatttcttcttttttaaaactaaatgcaagattatgaaattgtttactttaattatagaaaataatcttattactctaatttattatttttttattttaaaatgtaattagtcTGAACTTACATGAACATTCTTAAAAGtacaattataaacattttttttcacagcaatattttcaaaaaataattatgaatccataaatgtataaataaacggaattatttcaaaattttattaattaatttttcactattCTTGATACTGCTTATGATAAGTGTTTTATAAAATGCCatacatatttgataaatttattttcattcttttctctgTATATTTACccattttattaatcttaaaattcttcttttaaatcatttttatttttttcaatctaaggATAATCATTGGATTTGAAGGATAATATTGGATTTGAAGTTGGATAATTTGCTATTCTTGttattgttttatgaattattatgtaTAGTGGTTAAAATGGTATGAAGCTAGGAAATATGTGTGGGTATTGctagattaaaatatttgtaaaagataaatcttcagacaatattttttcaagagtTGATGAATACTAGAtaaaatataactagaaaaaaatcatatatattaaatttcttcttattacataaaatcagatattggttggttggtttgattTATATCGCAAGAACCAGACTT encodes:
- the LOC129966054 gene encoding protein FAM204A-like, translating into MVDSNEESSDSDLDDINWFAKKRKQGAKSSFENAIEPSFTDNKHSEDTVSEKNKKFEELQKKAEQIRLHSARRREIAEKRRAKQLIKKALRDPLVKHLVEKEKCSSNNNEEASEKKEQEQWNEVKPYLNINSHLQGPVSHGDWGPKNEIETMINDAIKEGDFEKAELLSDTLANKQFAGKICKAFAAKREYDVIEEQKSIEKAKKPRKIRWIFEAKEKWQMKGNM
- the LOC129966730 gene encoding heparan-sulfate 6-O-sulfotransferase 2-like; this encodes MKSSLINMQSYAGRLLRFCAVGVIIISAFVLLCMWYVCSNQSCSFNKFLISGRNDTRWRRLTANRLILSNWTTDKKYASESNKLDSVKVDFNIKGSDVIVFLHIQNTGGSVFARHMVEDLELERPCRCKKNRRICRCYRPGNYGSTWFFSRYTTGWKCGVHPDWSELSTCVDRIMDEDEGKPVKRRYFFISVLRDPVKRFLSEFWHVRQGQSWSSLRHWCGGIEVSENELPACFDRDDLSDLTLEEFMACKHNLAINRQARMLADLALVGCYNNSSSLSKEDRDLIVLTSAKSNLHKMAFFGLSEFPKVSQYMFEATFGMNFKAKNSLSHDSLNRSARKELFKEISAKDIENIKRINYLDTELYYYAKELLFLRFEKLKKMDPLFENNFEVFDKNDLSSENWAEKEDFIDNLLD